A window of Centroberyx gerrardi isolate f3 chromosome 6, fCenGer3.hap1.cur.20231027, whole genome shotgun sequence genomic DNA:
TTTATGAAGTCACATAGAAGCTACTTGATGATGGCTGTATACCTGTATGTGTGATCTCTAATGACTTTCTTCCGAGTTAACATTACATCATATCCACAGCCCTTGTCTGGACAGCTATTGTGTACGCACACAGTGCTAAGGGTTTTAAACCATTAATAGGGGGAGAGATTAGACTGTTCAGTGTCACCACTGAGAACAGTATCTGTCAGCAGATAGCTGGTATGCATAACACTGCAGATATCTATGTTTACAGCCTGCCTTGCACAAACCTCTCCCTGCCTGGAGgttatgtgagtgtgagtgtgtgtgtgtgtgtgtgtgtgtgtgtgtgtgtgtgtgtgtgtgtgtgtgtgtgtgtgtgtgtgtgtgtgtgtgtgtgtgtgtgtgagggagagagagagagagagagagagagaaggggaaagagtaagtgagtgagcatGACTGAATGCTGGGGGGGAGGAGGATATGAGGTTTTAGTGAATGTGGttgacagcaagagagagagtcaggtggaaagggagggaggagatgaatTCTGCATACAAAGGAGAAATGCTTGGATTAGGCCAGCCATGCCAGGGCATGTGAGTATCCTATTGTTAAATGGACCAGCGTTGTGTCAAGCTTTTCTTGGGTTGTCTCATGAGTCTGGGTTTCACATGAAAAACAGTCTATGTACATAGTTTCTGAGTTGTAGGTTCTTGCTTCAAGGCTTTTCTGTCAttacagtcattcattcatttactcaaAGTAAATCTTTGGGCATTTATTTTGGAAAGACGCAGTTTGAGCTTAATAATTATCTCTGACAGTGTCCTTGTGGCGTCTCTAAGAACAGAAGGCCCGGTCTCCTATTATCTAATGGATCAGCTTTGTGTGAAGCTTACTTGGTTTCTCTTTGTGAgtctctgtttgtcttgtgAGTGTCTGTTTCAAATGGAAAACAGTCAGTACACAGTCTGTTTGTACTCTGACACAATAAGCCAGTGAACACAGCTTCTAAGATGTTGTGACAGGTTTTTGCCCTAAGTCAAGCATCTTCTATCCTTATAGTCATACATTCATCATCTTAAAGTAAATGGTTTAAATGGCATTTACTTTATATGCACTAGAAAAACACACTGCTTGAGCTTAATAATTAAGGGGGGCTGTGTTGTTGTGACAGGGACAGGTTAgagtaaccctaaccctaacccaataGCAGAACAGTCAGCCAACCCAGAAGGGGGAACTGGGGAGAAGTCACCTTCAGATTACTGCTACAgcctgctgctactgctgccgTCATCATGTTTACTCCTATTTTAGTCCTGGATAGAGCTGGCTCTGATTACAGTAAGGTAGATATGACTTGGATGGCGTGTCTTACTCTGTCACTAATGTTCCCTCAGGCTGCGAGGATGCAATGGAATTTCCGCGGTAAGTTCCACTTTGGCCACATTGTCTTAGTGACAATGtctgcaaataaacagaaacctTTTGGATATTAACAAGTACAACCAGCCGTTTTGTAGACTGCTATTTATATAAACAACAGAAGCACATTATTTTCACCTAAGCACGTTATTTAGCTAGGTTTTCAGCTTTCCCAACTGTTTCACATTTATCTGCTGTGCCACTCTTTCATGCTTACACTGTCAATTTTCTATTTCTCCCTACTTAAGTTTTACCTTCAATCCAAAGGAAGGGATTGACAATCCAGCCCTGGTCATCTCTGATGATCATGGTAAGGTTTGATAGACATGCCTTCACACAGTCTTTTTAAAATCCTGTcaccattttatttaaaaacagcCTTTCTAATTTCCctgtcaacatgtcagcctaGTTCTTATGATATTGGTTTTATTTACTATTTCCCAGAGCCAGATCAAAGCCCTGTGCCTAGACTGTACCAGCTAAAGTGCTTGGAGCGCCAGAGTTTTGGCTTTTACCTGCGGATGGAAAAAGGTAGACGGGGTCATGTGATCAGAGATGTGGAGCCCTGGAGCCCTGCAGAACACAGTGGCctcagagatggagacagagtgCTGGAGGTCAATGAGGAATATGTGGATAACATGGACTTCCATAGGGTTAGTGTCCCTAATTAGTTACCTTTCTTTGCCTCCCGTCTAGTGTTGGGTCAGCAGGATCAttgctattttaaaaaaatcgaTTTTAGGGTGCGTTCACACAAAGCTTGTTTGGAGCGGAGTACAGCCTTCAGAGTAAAGGTTCCTCTGCAATATACCAAAacctgtgagagagaaggggtgcgCACAATACTTTGCGGGTCAAAAAGTGACTTCTGGATGACAGAAAAGTTTATACTTTGTCTAAAATATTCTATTATAACAATATTctattattatattctatttaaCCTCACAGTTTTGGTATATTGCCAAGGAACCTTTACTCTGAAGGGTCGGCGTCATCAGCGTGGAGCATTAGCTGTAGCTCCCAGCTTCCAAAAGCTGcgttttgtgaaaacggaagactttATTGGAACTTTTATGGTGGCGTGGACATGATACTAAGGCCAAGGACACTaaatgtaagtttgagccaccAATGAGCAGGCATTTGGAAGGCGACACTAAATTAAGTTCCCGATAGCTTTTGTAGAGCCACCATTGGGACGCTAATAATGGCACAGCCAtctagcgtccctttggggctaTCCCATTCCCAGTCCCCTTCATACCTCATTACATCTGGCCAATCGCTGCGGAGATGGGCGGCGTGTTCAAGTGTTTCTGTTTCGGAGAGTCACATTTTCGAATGCGACCTTCAGAACACTTATGAAAGCCTCTCGGAACAGAGTATAAAccaagtggccaaaaccacgggtgaattttgaaaccaataaggaagtggcagCAGGCGGCAATTCCTCTAATGCCCGCTAgaggctggctccaaaaagactccaagcCCAGCCCAACTCCAAtatcaatgggaccacaacccaacttctcgctCAAAATATaatgtcaatacattttttctacaaaaggttatggtctcagtagctaatttcacctCTTCTAATTTTTTATGGAAGGCAGCGTATTCCGTATTGCACACTAAGTAATTAAGAATTTCATTGTATGTGGGTATGTAAGCATTTCACTGGAGAGGTCAAAGCACAGTGGGAGCTATTTACGGGTCAGTGGTTTGCTCAAGGATCATTTGACAGGGAGGGAAACAATGGCGTTCTGGgtattgaacctgtgaccttccaggTTCTCTATAAACACCATAATAAATTGCCTCCTTTCTTGTTTAGTTTTCTAAACATAAGCAAATAGACTGGATGGAGCTGAAGGTCGGTGGCCTGAATGCGTCCTAGTCTCCTTATCTTAACTGTTTGACCAATTGGTGAATGGAAAGGAtatggggcagcagggtggctcAATGGTTAgtactgttgcctcacagcaagaaggtcatgggtttgaatctctatcccggtcctttctgtgtggagtttgcatgttctccctgtgctTGCGTGGGTTTTCtccgggtgctccggtttcctcccacagtccaaagacatgctgtgtttgtgtagtatcAGATATaatctagtaaaatgatgtatatgaagtatgtgacctatatgatgtgtgtagatatatatatgatgtagtatatataTGACATaaactgtatatgatgctatgtaaagccctttgagacatgcttgtgataaggggctatacaaataaacaagactatatgctgtttgattgattgtttgttctgtaagtaaaaatccaaaaaatTATGAGTGAGCTTCACAATTTTGGATGAAATTCATGTAAATACTGACAGTGAAGTCAAGTTAAAATGTATCTCATTTTTGATTGACTGGCAGGTGGTGAGGAGGATCCAGTCATGTGGCCTACAGCTATTTCTCTTGGTGCTGAGAGGAGAAGAGTATGAACAGGTGATCATACTGCATTCATattagtatatactgtatatataagtTGATATAATGTGAGTACCTCTGTATTATGTTCTTCTTTTCACTGATTCATTCTCCATGAGTTGAAGAGTGCTGAACTATCCCTTCTCCTCTAGGCAGTGTCCTTGAGTCTGGACCTGCAGATGCTGGCCAGGGCCTCCAAAGGGGGGTGCTCCTCCAGACCCAGACTCTGCCATGTCACCAAACACCAGGAGCATGGCCTGGGAATCACCGTCGCCCAAATGGAAGGTAAAAGCTCACTGCTGTCCCATAGAAGTAGATCACTCCTTGAAGGCAGGGGGCAAGTGCATTGCTAGATATAGGAAGTGTGCTTTCACAGACCTTGTAGGTTTGGTCTTTTCTCTATGAGTGAAAATCCTAGTGAATtcctctcattcatttcatattCTCACATTTCTTATATTATGACACACATGCCCCAGCATATCAtacatacagtagcctactgtGCAAAAggtacatgtaaaaaaaatcataaagcaaagatgctttaaaaaataatgaaatgaaaagtttctaaaaataaaaaaaaaaatactataaagagcagtctactgacacactaatgcagaaaacaaataaacatctaagacaaatttatataaaaaatctagggtgcctaagacttgcACAGTACTCTACATAGGTACATAAATAGGTACATAAATAGGTACCAATAATATTAAGTTAATCTTGCCTACACCAACTAACATAAATTATTCTTACATTTATTACACTCCTGTctacaaataaatataaatacaaataataatactgatagTAGCCTTAAGGCTACCCAAGGAAGTGGTTGCAAGAAGCAAATCATTTAATCAAATGATTTAATGAAATAGACTATagtttaaattaaaataatgcaATTCTCACATATCATTCATACTGCCATTCTGCAATGCGTCTCATATAATCTCGGTGACTTTTTAAATGGTGCTAattttaaaaacagacattACAAATATCTTTTTTCATCTGCCCTGTGTCCTTACACAGGGCAGATATACACATCACCACAGAGTAGACTGgagttttacaaacatttctcagaggcagagctgctggagAACATGCTGCAGAAATAATCTCTCGGGTTTAgctaaacctcagtgggcggagcagTTAGTTAACTATCAAATgaggcaaagaaggaactctggtgaaaatatttaaaaaaatataaatagcaagcacttcttttttctcatcattccttcatgaccatggcattaatgatcttggaaggtcagcaggctataGCTAACTAGCTGACCTGGatctagctataggctagtatggctagtttgaacttggaaggttagctaggctaacaagctaacaacTTAACATGGCTAAATTaaattttttcagttagcaagAGTGCTAGGCTAAATAATATCAGTTACCTTGTCTCTTACTTCTTGCCTTTTCTCTGGGCTTCAAGTTTATGTGAATCAGTGATTTCTCTATCTTGGTATCATGTAAGGAACTACAAAACTGTTACAccacagacttttttttattttttatatttatgtttatttgacagggacactgcacattaaaaaaatatgccAGAATTAGCCAAGAAGGCTAGTTTTCATCCATAGTCCCTCTATAGACTTCATCTAtggcagtgatgatgatgatgatgatgatgatgatgatgaagatagtATTGGATGTTTCTTCAGGTCAGAAAGGACAGTACATCCTGAGCACAGTGACTGATGGtccagcagagaaagctggtgTCCGTAGTGGAGACAAACTGGTCTGGATCAACGGTGTCATGGTGTCAACGCTCACATACTCTACTCTCAACAAAATCGTATGTGCCAATTGTATTTATCACACACATCAGCCAATTATTTGAATTTCTTTGGTTTGTTCTTTTGAGCATGTGTATGAATCTCATCTAATTATTTTCACCACACAACAAACTTCACGCTCCCCTCTGAGCCTGTAGTGTGTTTCCTTCTCAGGTAAAGAAGAGTGGAGATTCTGTGACACTACTGGTCATTGACAGTGAGAGTGAATCTTGCTATGTCAGAAGGAAAATGCCCATCTTGCCTGTTATAGCAGAGTCCCACAACCTCCCCCACAGACCAAAGACCATGCACATCGTTCAAGGACCTGACGGATACGGCTTCCTGCTCCGACAAGAAAAGCTGCCGGTCACAGGACGTATGGGTgagagataataataataatgaataataatgcattttatttgtactgcacttttcattcatagtgaatctcaaagtgctacagagttaaaaacataaaaataaaaacgaagaaaaaagagatcgctaacaaaagttaacacgaaaaagccttcctgaataaaaaggtttttaggccCGTCTTAAAAGAGTCCAGGGTCTGCGCTGCCCTTAGATGGTTAGGAAGGCTGTCCCACAAGCGCGGTGCAGCTGAGCAGAAGGCCCGATCCCCCATGGTGCGGAGCTTGGTACTGGGGGCCCAGAGGAGCAAGCTGTTGGTAGATCTGAGAGTGCGGATGGAGGTTTGTGGGGTAATCAGTTCTTGTAGGTAGGGAGGCGCATGTCTGTTAATGCATTTGTAGGTGAGTAGCAGGACTTTGTAGTCGAccctgaaggagacagggagccagtgcaatgaaaACAGAGTTGGTGTTATGTGTTCGTGTTTTCGCACTCTCATCAGAATCCTGGCAGCGCTGTTCTGGATATACTGGAGCTTCTGGATGCTCCTGCCAGGGATCCCAGTGAAGAGtgcattgcagtagtccagtcttgaggagataaaagcatggacaAGCTTCTCTGCATCTGACAGGGTTAGAGTGGGGCggagtttggaaatgtttttgagatgGTAGAAAGAGGTCTTGCACAGATGTTTTATATGGTCATGAAAAGTCAGGTAAGGGTCAAACCTAACACCCAGATTagtgactgaggaggagagggggatgtccTGGCCGTCAAAGGTGAGATGAGGTATGGGGGATGACTGAACCTGGTGTGGAGTGCCAACAAGGAGAGCTtcagttttgctgctgtttatAGATACATTACATTCATGTAAACATAACAAGATGACAGCAATTATTaccacatccatacacacagacacaccgctAGAGGCCTCACCATCTTTTAAGGCCGTATAGTGTGTTGTAGTTCCTATAGTATAAATCACCTTCAAATTAATGATTACCACAGAGAAAGGAATGCTGCATCTGGAATCTGGATATTAGCCAAGTCAAGGCAAGGAACGTTTGTTAGGGTTAGTGCTTcgtacacaaaggcaattcaaagtgctttacacaaggtgtataagacaagataagataagatagataagagatacaggataagataaataaacaaataaaaagagataaagtgTATTAGAAGAgacaataaataaagaattcaaATGCgtaaaaagagaataaagatcaagtTGCATAGGCAGTGCAGAACAAAAAGGTTTTGAGCCTAGTTTTAAAAGCGGTCAAAGTTGGGGCGCTTTTGAGTTCTTCTAGATGTTTGTTCCAGCTATGTGTAGCATGATAGTTTTAACTCTGGGAATAGTTAGCAGACCGGTCCCAGATGACCTGAGGGGTCTAGAGGTTTCATGGTAAGAGCAAGTCAGAGATGGATCCTTGGTCCTAAACCACTGAGCCATTTGTAGATGACCAAcagtattttaaagtcaattcTTTGACACACTGGAAGCCAGTGCAGACAGCTGAAAATTGGTGTAATGTGTTCAGCTTTCATAGTTTTAGAATTCTAGCAGCAGCGTTCTGAATCAGCTGTAGCTGTCTGATAGCTTTTTTTGGGTAGACCTGAAAAAAGGACCATTACAGTAGTCTAACCTACTAGAGATAAAGGCGTGGATGAGCTATCAAGGGTTagcagagttttagtgtcccatgatgatctaaaagTGGTTTCAGAGACTttggtgaaacactgaatacttgcaatttttgggcatgaaaatggtccaatttaaagttattgaatattggcaccaAATATTGTCTATCggtgacttcagtctaaaacgatcagtattggtatcggccttgaAATCCCCATGTAGGTCAAACCCTAGTAGAAACCATTTTGCAACCTCTCTATCAATGATCAGTAACCGTTAACCGTTTCTTCTGTGTGCAAGAAAAAGTCTCTCTAAagttctattcttttctatcctattctattttAAACCAGTTCACCTGTTGCGGGAGGTCGACGCGGGGAGCCCAGCTGAGGAGGTGGGGATGCAAGACGGGGAGCTGCTGTTAGCAGTCAATGGGGAGCCTGCTGAGTCCATGGAGCATGAAGACATTGTCAAGAAGATCAGGAGGAGTGGTCACCAAGTCAGCCTCACCTCTATATCTATACGCGGAAGAGACTTTTACAGAGAAGTGAGCAGAGTCATATATACGTTTATTCTATTAGTCATGTGAGAAGAGTTGTGATCACATAGCAACAATTGGACTAATCATACAGAGTTCTAGAACTCTTGCTTAACTGTCtttttctgtatgtatgtttttctcCAGTTAGGCATTTCTCCCCTGTTGTTATATGAGGAATCTACACTAGAGAATGAGGGGGTGAGGACCGTCTCCCATTGCACTGGGAACCAGAATGGAAGTGGGGATAGACACCTCCCCTGTCCCAGACTGTGTGTTCtggacagagaagagacaggcttTGGTTTCCACCTGGGCTGTGTTCTGAATGAGCCAGGAACTTTCATTGGACAGGTATTCCATACTATTAGATGGCTATTTATCACATCTACTATATCAGTGGTTCTTTAAAGGACACCCTGGACACCCCCCACTccaccctcaaggacccccaCAGGTCCTTGAGTTCCCAGCAAAATGGGGAACAGTGTAATTTCAATATAATTGACTAGAAGTGATCCTAATTAGAGTTTGTATAACaatgactattgtaatcctaAATTTAACTCTCACAGCTATTATCACCCCATATACAGCGTTGACAGTTCTAcaaatcaatactaaatcaacaactaaaatcttcccatatgggccACTTTGaaaaaatcttatcaaatggggggcTTGTGGCATAATATGTGTCTATATGGGGGTCTGTGACATGCaaatgtttgagaacccctgTACTATATTAATGACTTTTATACCTAGAATGGTGCATTGGCCTTATGAATGGATATTTTTTCCTGTTACAGTTTTGGATAACTTCTTTCATATAATCCCCCTATAGGCTTGATTGTTTCAAGTAAGCATTGTGCTCAATACGCTTTTTGGTTGTCTTCAACCTAACCTTGGTCAGAAACTCCATTGAAGCAATTTTGAACATGTATCAtttttagaagaagaagaatattaGAAGTTTGACCTCAGAACACTGATATAAAGTGATTACAGACGGAAGCTGAGCATGAGTCTCTGAGCATTGCTTTGACTGCAGTTCTGTCTTTTCCCCTGTAGGTGGTGCCAGGGGGTTCGGGACAGAGGGCCGGCCTGTGGGGAGGGGATGTTGTTGTGGAAGTGAATGGACAGAATGTGgagaatgagtattttgaggaGGTGGTGGCATTAATCAGGAATAGCATGTCGCCTCTGAAACTACTGGTGGTGGAAAGGAGAGGGTACGACCAGCTCAGACAGAATGGACTGCCAATCACCACAGCTCTCATCATCTACAGCACTCAGGTGAGACATATACAGATACATACTAAGACAGAAAAATCTGCACAGCAACATTAAAGTAttaatttgtgacattttcatctaaataaatgtctgttttggtACTTTCTATGGCTAACTGATAGAACATAATTGAGATCGTGATTCAACCTAGACCAAGTTcctgaaagcttttacattttctacatttgctgttctaaacatctgGGGCCGTATTCACAAAGTTTCCTACTACTAAGAGCTGTTCTAATTGGGGAAATGCTAAGACAATTAATAGAATTATGacattttctaagaatttccaCTTTGGTATTGTCCGTCAGTTGTCTTGTCTTAAAAGTAAGATTAAATCCTGCTAAAAGATAAAAGCTATTCAAGAAGCATCTTTGCCCTTAAGGTGAAAAACTGTTAAGAGTAGGGAGGAGGACTTTTAGAAAGCTTAGGATTTTTTTAAGCAGAGGGGAAAATTGCTGCAAGAGGTGGAAGCACGAGAAATGTTCTCCAAACGCTGAATGACAGTGAGTTAATAAAGCTACAGATTAGATTGTGCAAGGATGATGTTTGTGGTTGATCTCATTAGAAATGCGCTCACATCTCCCACGAAGTAACGGTATTATGCCTGAAAAGATATTTGGCAGCAGTGATGATTTCGGTCTATTGCAACCCTCCATGAGAAATTGTGACGCAATTTTTTTCATTCCCACTGGACGTGCACAACTTGTGagccaacaaaacagcattcaTGGATATAGCGGGCTTCCCCAGTGTTGTTGGGGTCATTGATGACACAGCCGCCTCATCGACAATCTACTCTTGTACAACAACCCTACAGACCAAAATAGGCCAGCAATTATACTAATTGGTCAAAGTCTTGAGCCATTTTCACCACCTCTTAATATCAAATTGATAAAGTCATAGTAAGACTCTATTCACACAAATAAAGGCGTCATGCATCAGCCTGTGTACAAGTATTAAAAAGTTGGGCTATGTTTTCATACATTTTGACAAAATCTGTAGGTtgctttatttgtttattaccCAGTGATTTTCATTTTGACATAAGTAAACTACACTTGAAGACTTAATTgtttgatttctgtgtgtgcattctgaATGAGTAAAAAGAGGCCAGCTGAGATTTTTCTTGACTTGCGGATTACCGCCATTAAccgtttcttctgtttttcaggTGTCGGGGAGAACGAGTGATGCTTTCTTATGATGGAACATTCGGAATGACCAAAGACGTCACTcaacagtggaaacacaggACTAAATGCCCTCTGTACACAGCACATCTTCTCCGCTATAGTGACTGTGATCATATAATCTGCCTTTTTAACCTTGTGACCTCCTACCTTTTAGAGGGAAGTGTAATTTGAACCAAAGAgtattatacttttttttttttttttgccaattaCTGTGCCGTCGATGGGAATGATTTTGCGGTCAAATCAGCTTCAAGACACAGCTAGAGCTCTGTGTCTAGGTAAGGTTACTTATCTGCCCATAAGTTGTTTAAGTCGAATTGGAGTAGCTTTGCATACTACCTGGCATTAATATGCATCATGTGTCAACGTACGAATTGTGTGCATTTCAGTTTTCAGCTGGCATTAGAATTTCATCTTAACTATCCACATACAATTGGAATATAGCCTGATAAATTTCTCCTGCAGTAGATGCAAAATTATTAATCtcaagcagaggtgtgaccaagttgattttgctcaagtcccaagtcagtctcaagccttgaggcacaagtctcaagtcaagtcccaagtctaaatatagatttccaagtcaagtccatgtcattaatggcAAGTCTCAATTTTAAATGTAgaacatcaagtcaagtcagaacaaatcaagagtccagtatcaatttaatatcttaaagaaaactaaatatctatgAATTTTCAATATGACTTTAATAGGATGAATAAAATGAAGtgcatgagtttgatttctataatccgtttcaacttcaataaattaaatcattccatacaaattcagaaaacagaatttaaattcagtcgtctgctggaacaaatctcatcactttcaatcgaagtcatttacacaaacacaagatcttaagtcaagactttagaaaccttttcaagtcatcaaagtacaagtcaaagtcaagtcccaagtcaccagaacccaagtcaagtctcacgtcttttcttcatgcatcaagtcaagtctctaGCAATTAAAATTGCGACTTGactctgactcgagtccaagtgatgtgacttgagtccccacgtCTGATCTCAAGTGTTGCAGTGTTGGGTATTGTGCCTTAGGTGGCTACAGTGAGAGGCTGTCTTTGTGTATTTGCGGTATCAGAGAGAAGTATGGAACAACAAGGCGTTCTTTAAATGtcacatttaatgtttttcaCCAATGTTTTCCAGATCTACACTTTGAGATAGACCTCACgcttttcccccaaaatgacaAATGTCACCTGGATACCTTATCTTTACCTTGATTTACAGTCCTTGAGAGCAGACTTTAATAGATACatctatgtactgtatatactgtttTATTCAAATTACAACGCATCTGAGTAAAAcatcaaatatataaaaaattttAGGACAGCAAATTATATTGATCCAAGTAGTCCAATAGTTGCTGAGTTAGGTTAGTCTCTCACACAAAGTTTGTCAGTTATTCTTCTACAATATTCCAAAATGAGTATCAGTTGATTCAAGTACTTCATTCCAACACAAATAAGACAGATAGGAAACTACTATATCTACACAAATATTTCATACAGGCAATGGGGAGGGAGAGTGATAACTTGTACCACTGCTAGCTGCATTCATTCCTGAGAAAATACCCATTAATTTTCCCATTGACAAACTGCATCGCCTTTTCCAGAACAGTCATTGAAGAGACCAATTTATAAACTACAGCCTATTCAGTTCATTGCCATAAAACACTGTGAAATCTCAGTTTCATTCTCAGAAGCCTGAAAGTAAATGCAATCAACAAAAGAGGATCGTTTCTATATGGAAATGTTGAATTCAGTGGAATAGAATTTTGCATCACATTCCCGAGGAGAATCAAACCTTTCTCACTGAGCTTTGAATGCAGCCACCAGGgtgcaaaaaacacaaaatgacttTCCCTCCCCATAGGTTCCTATCCTATCAAATATAATTTTAAGTTGACTAACAGTCAGGTAACCCTTGGCTATTGGTAGGGctgtaaaatacaaatttcagGTGAATGGTTTGCACTTAAATAGTGTGGGAGAGGtcgggtgggggagggggtattttattatttcaatatAAAAGCTTGAATGGACATTCAAGTGTTTTCATCTCCACATGAAATCATAAACTCTGTGGAGGTAAACAAACCAAGTTATTGAGCTCAAGAGGTAGAGACCAACATGGTGAATCCTTTATATACATATTCACACAGTAGTGTTGCTATGATGAAAGAATTGACAACAGTAACAAACCGAAAAAAGGGTTCTATTTAGATATATCCACACCTCTGCTGTACACACAAGATACAGTTAACAATTGATTGTGTATTTTATGAATCATTATAGGATTTGCTTTCCTCTACAGATCCTAGTTGCAGGGTAAAAATCaagaaaatatatacatttatatgcaagttttaaaaataaaattaacttCACAGCCCTAGAAATGTGCAGGCTAATACAATTTCTATACAgtggtattgttttttatgtttgtgttttgtagaTTTGCTTCTATATTTATCATATATACATATCATACTTTGAGGTGTGAGAATGCATGCCATAGGATTCTCAAGAAAtggaatagaaaataaaaatctaaaaatatattaaataattTACTTCAAAGCTCTTTTTCTGGAGACAGGGCTGGTCAGTGTACATGTATGAAAAGTAACAGGGGGCAGACTTTATCGTTGCATAACCATTTAGAAAAATCCAAACATTAGAGACCATCTCCTCATTACCGTGTCATTAATATGGTGCTCGTTTCCTCAT
This region includes:
- the nherf4a gene encoding Na(+)/H(+) exchange regulatory cofactor NHE-RF3, which translates into the protein MEFPRFTFNPKEGIDNPALVISDDHEPDQSPVPRLYQLKCLERQSFGFYLRMEKGRRGHVIRDVEPWSPAEHSGLRDGDRVLEVNEEYVDNMDFHRVVRRIQSCGLQLFLLVLRGEEYEQAVSLSLDLQMLARASKGGCSSRPRLCHVTKHQEHGLGITVAQMEGQKGQYILSTVTDGPAEKAGVRSGDKLVWINGVMVSTLTYSTLNKIVKKSGDSVTLLVIDSESESCYVRRKMPILPVIAESHNLPHRPKTMHIVQGPDGYGFLLRQEKLPVTGRMVHLLREVDAGSPAEEVGMQDGELLLAVNGEPAESMEHEDIVKKIRRSGHQVSLTSISIRGRDFYRELGISPLLLYEESTLENEGVRTVSHCTGNQNGSGDRHLPCPRLCVLDREETGFGFHLGCVLNEPGTFIGQVVPGGSGQRAGLWGGDVVVEVNGQNVENEYFEEVVALIRNSMSPLKLLVVERRGYDQLRQNGLPITTALIIYSTQVSGRTSDAFL